From Zhongshania aliphaticivorans, one genomic window encodes:
- a CDS encoding glutathione S-transferase N-terminal domain-containing protein codes for MGVVAKRSTMTFFSDAASHYCHRVRIVLAEKGVTVDIVDVKPGTLPEEVAELNPYNSLPTLVDRDLALYESKVMMEYLDERFPHPPLLPVYPVARGESRQYIYRIERDWCRLVDELLVGGNQKNAEKARKELRDSLLTVAPIFAEKPFFMSDEFTLVDCCLAPILWRLPQLGVVIPQTRQSKPLFDYMARLFERPSFQESLTEKERENRSEASVA; via the coding sequence ATGGGCGTTGTTGCCAAGCGTTCTACCATGACCTTCTTCTCCGACGCAGCAAGTCATTACTGCCATCGGGTGAGAATTGTATTGGCCGAAAAAGGCGTGACTGTTGATATCGTCGATGTGAAGCCGGGCACTCTGCCGGAAGAGGTCGCCGAGCTGAACCCGTATAATTCGCTGCCTACTTTGGTTGATCGCGACTTAGCATTATACGAATCAAAAGTAATGATGGAGTATCTTGACGAGCGCTTTCCGCATCCGCCGCTATTACCTGTTTATCCAGTAGCCCGTGGTGAGAGTCGTCAGTATATCTACCGTATTGAGCGTGACTGGTGCCGTTTGGTTGATGAGCTGCTGGTCGGTGGCAATCAAAAGAATGCTGAAAAGGCGCGTAAGGAATTGCGGGACAGTTTATTAACTGTAGCTCCTATTTTTGCTGAGAAGCCGTTCTTTATGAGTGATGAATTCACGCTAGTAGACTGCTGTTTGGCGCCGATTCTGTGGCGTTTGCCTCAACTGGGTGTGGTTATTCCGCAAACCCGTCAATCTAAGCCCTTGTTCGATTATATGGCGAGATTGTTTGAGCGACCTTCCTTTCAGGAAAGTCTGACCGAAAAAGAGCGTGAAAATCGTAGCGAGGCGTCAGTAGCCTAA
- a CDS encoding YraN family protein has product MWRKQGASNTGARAEQAACRYLQKQKLKVIAKNYRCRFGEIDIVCRSDEHLVFVEVRYRHSAHFGSAAETVNFAKQQRIILTARHYLSCNAGAKQYSELPCRFDVIEASPGNSGELQLNWLPNAFQE; this is encoded by the coding sequence ATGTGGCGCAAGCAGGGAGCTAGCAATACCGGTGCGCGCGCCGAACAGGCTGCATGCCGGTATTTACAAAAGCAGAAGCTAAAAGTCATCGCTAAGAATTATCGTTGCCGCTTTGGAGAGATCGACATCGTATGCCGCAGCGACGAGCACCTGGTATTTGTAGAGGTTCGCTACCGCCATAGCGCACACTTCGGCAGCGCGGCTGAAACTGTCAATTTTGCCAAGCAGCAACGCATTATCCTCACAGCCCGCCATTACCTCAGTTGCAACGCCGGTGCTAAGCAGTACAGTGAACTTCCATGCCGCTTTGATGTCATTGAAGCAAGCCCTGGCAACAGTGGTGAGCTGCAGTTAAATTGGCTTCCCAACGCTTTTCAGGAGTGA
- the mraZ gene encoding division/cell wall cluster transcriptional repressor MraZ codes for MFLGSHAITMDSKGRLAIPAKIRDALVSACDGRLVITAHTEERCLLVYPEPQWLDLLPKIEALPNIHRKARLAQRLLLGYATPLEMDANGRVLLPPPLRDYADLEKKLLLVGQGKKLELWSESGWFDWLGAAGEGDDMPDEMLSLSL; via the coding sequence GTGTTCCTAGGTAGTCATGCAATCACAATGGACAGCAAGGGGCGTTTGGCGATTCCAGCCAAAATACGCGATGCCCTTGTGTCTGCTTGCGATGGCCGCTTGGTGATTACTGCCCATACCGAAGAGCGCTGTCTACTGGTTTACCCCGAACCCCAGTGGTTGGATTTGCTGCCCAAGATTGAAGCCTTGCCGAATATCCATCGCAAGGCGCGGCTGGCTCAGCGGCTGTTACTGGGTTATGCCACCCCTTTAGAAATGGATGCCAATGGTCGGGTGCTGCTGCCGCCGCCATTACGCGATTACGCTGACCTTGAAAAGAAACTACTACTAGTGGGTCAGGGTAAAAAATTAGAGCTGTGGAGTGAGTCAGGTTGGTTCGACTGGCTTGGTGCAGCGGGAGAGGGTGACGATATGCCGGACGAGATGTTGTCACTGTCACTATAG
- a CDS encoding D-sedoheptulose-7-phosphate isomerase produces the protein MDNTEQVLDLFHRHIESCMYTMESLSDVIVQASECLVESMLHEHKVICCGEGTSGLIAHHLATNLLTSFQQERPALPAMVLSADAATAIAVDSSYNDIYANQIRALGQAGDCLVLCYYGNGSTATLRAIQAAHERGMRVVSLCNLSGGDASSLLSPEDVELAFPVEDRARVTEMQLIAVHSICELIDSQLFGNPHA, from the coding sequence GTGGATAATACCGAGCAAGTACTAGACCTTTTTCATCGCCACATTGAAAGCTGCATGTATACCATGGAATCGTTGAGCGACGTGATCGTTCAAGCCAGTGAATGCCTCGTTGAAAGTATGCTGCATGAACATAAAGTTATTTGCTGCGGCGAAGGGACCAGCGGCCTCATCGCTCACCACTTGGCCACCAACCTCCTCACTAGCTTTCAGCAGGAACGCCCAGCACTACCCGCGATGGTACTCAGCGCCGACGCCGCTACCGCGATAGCCGTAGATTCCAGTTACAATGATATTTATGCCAACCAAATTCGCGCGTTAGGCCAAGCGGGCGACTGTTTAGTACTGTGCTATTACGGCAACGGCTCCACAGCGACTTTACGCGCTATTCAGGCCGCACACGAGCGCGGCATGCGGGTGGTCTCACTGTGTAATCTCAGCGGCGGCGACGCCAGCTCACTACTCTCGCCAGAAGATGTCGAACTCGCTTTTCCGGTAGAAGACCGCGCCAGAGTCACCGAAATGCAATTAATCGCCGTTCACAGCATCTGTGAACTTATTGACAGTCAACTGTTTGGAAACCCTCACGCATGA
- a CDS encoding BON domain-containing protein, whose protein sequence is MIQFQRYALALLLIGLLSGCTQILTATTDTPIAEDPGSRSLGSYLDDEIIETKALVNIRKTDPALQSARIAVTSHNGIVLLTGNVPNSRLSSVAGEVANEVKKVRKVHNELTVGTDVSMLARSNDAWISTKVKSRLSLDDKLDASKIKVVTENGVVYLMGLVSKSESDVATKIVSETSGVQKVVRVFEYY, encoded by the coding sequence ATGATCCAATTTCAACGCTATGCCCTAGCCCTACTCCTTATCGGCCTACTCAGCGGCTGTACCCAGATACTCACTGCAACCACCGACACCCCTATTGCTGAAGATCCCGGTAGCCGGAGCCTCGGCAGCTACCTAGACGACGAGATCATTGAGACCAAGGCGCTGGTTAATATCCGAAAAACAGATCCAGCACTGCAAAGCGCACGCATCGCAGTGACCAGCCATAATGGCATCGTGTTATTAACAGGCAATGTGCCCAACAGCAGATTAAGCAGCGTTGCCGGGGAAGTGGCCAACGAAGTAAAAAAGGTCCGCAAGGTTCACAACGAATTAACGGTTGGCACTGACGTCAGCATGTTAGCCCGCAGCAACGACGCCTGGATCAGCACCAAAGTCAAAAGCCGCCTATCACTCGACGACAAGCTAGATGCGTCAAAAATCAAAGTCGTCACCGAAAACGGCGTTGTTTATTTAATGGGGCTGGTATCAAAATCGGAGTCTGACGTCGCGACTAAAATCGTCAGTGAGACGAGCGGCGTACAGAAAGTTGTGCGGGTCTTTGAATATTATTGA
- the rsmH gene encoding 16S rRNA (cytosine(1402)-N(4))-methyltransferase RsmH produces the protein MEQHLTVLLEEAVAALVTDTSGRYVDGTFGRGGHSRQILESLSAEGRLLGIDKDAQAFSEGLELAQADQRFRIARGSFADFAELAASSGMAAPFTGVLLDLGVSSPQLDQAERGFSFMRDGDLDMRMDVDRGMSAAQWIAVADEAEITKVLRDYGEERFAKRIARAIIAAREEEPITRTLQLAKIVTEANPAWEKHKHPATRSFQAIRIFINDELTDLEKLLSKVVDSLDVGGRLVVISFHSLEDRIVKRFMRRQAEGEQVPAYIPVTESQRNRKLKLIGKAVKASDHEVALNPRSRSAVMRVAEKLAYDECA, from the coding sequence TTGGAACAGCATTTAACAGTATTGCTAGAGGAGGCCGTTGCAGCGCTGGTAACTGATACCAGTGGACGTTATGTCGACGGTACTTTTGGCCGTGGTGGTCATAGTCGCCAGATACTGGAAAGCTTGAGCGCTGAAGGGCGTTTATTGGGGATCGATAAAGACGCCCAGGCATTTTCTGAAGGTCTTGAGTTAGCACAGGCGGATCAGCGCTTCCGTATTGCACGAGGTTCTTTCGCTGATTTTGCCGAGCTGGCCGCGTCGAGTGGCATGGCTGCGCCGTTTACTGGCGTGCTATTGGATTTGGGCGTTTCATCGCCACAGCTGGACCAGGCGGAGCGCGGCTTTAGTTTTATGCGCGACGGCGATTTAGATATGCGTATGGACGTTGATCGCGGCATGAGTGCCGCGCAGTGGATTGCCGTGGCCGACGAAGCGGAAATTACCAAAGTGCTGCGGGATTACGGCGAGGAGCGGTTTGCTAAACGTATTGCTAGAGCAATTATTGCCGCGCGTGAAGAAGAGCCGATTACGCGGACCTTGCAGTTGGCCAAAATAGTTACTGAGGCTAATCCCGCTTGGGAAAAGCACAAACATCCAGCAACGCGTAGCTTCCAAGCGATACGGATTTTCATCAATGACGAGCTAACAGATTTAGAAAAATTGCTGAGTAAGGTTGTTGATAGTTTGGATGTGGGTGGGCGCTTGGTCGTCATCAGCTTTCACTCATTAGAAGACCGCATAGTGAAGCGTTTTATGCGTCGCCAGGCAGAAGGCGAGCAGGTGCCCGCGTACATACCGGTTACCGAAAGTCAGCGCAATCGCAAGCTGAAGCTCATTGGTAAGGCGGTAAAGGCAAGCGATCATGAAGTCGCCTTGAACCCCCGGTCGCGCAGCGCGGTAATGCGCGTGGCGGAAAAACTCGCGTATGACGAGTGTGCCTAA
- the petA gene encoding ubiquinol-cytochrome c reductase iron-sulfur subunit, whose amino-acid sequence MSNDGVNTGRRRFLTAATSVVGAAGAVGIATPFVGSWNPSAKAKAAGAPVKADISKLEPGQMVVVEWRGKPVYVVRRTQEQVAGLKELGQYLKDPESSGSDQPEYVEVATRSIRPEYMVLVGLCTHLGCAPKHHPEVGVPDLGGKSWLGGFFCPCHGSRFDLAGRVYQGSPASQNLIVPPYSFEGDNVLVIGIDQGAA is encoded by the coding sequence ATGAGTAATGACGGCGTAAATACAGGACGTCGACGTTTCCTGACGGCCGCAACATCTGTTGTTGGTGCCGCCGGGGCCGTTGGTATAGCAACGCCATTTGTGGGTTCTTGGAATCCAAGTGCTAAAGCTAAGGCTGCTGGTGCGCCAGTAAAGGCCGATATCAGTAAGCTTGAGCCCGGTCAGATGGTTGTTGTTGAGTGGCGCGGTAAACCTGTTTATGTGGTGCGTCGCACCCAAGAGCAGGTTGCCGGTCTGAAAGAGCTTGGCCAATACTTAAAAGATCCTGAGTCTAGCGGTTCCGATCAACCTGAATATGTCGAAGTGGCGACCCGCTCAATTCGGCCGGAATATATGGTTCTCGTTGGTTTGTGTACGCACCTAGGTTGCGCGCCAAAGCATCACCCAGAAGTGGGCGTGCCGGATCTCGGTGGCAAATCTTGGTTAGGCGGCTTTTTTTGCCCCTGTCACGGTTCGCGTTTCGACTTGGCTGGCCGTGTTTATCAGGGTTCACCTGCGTCTCAAAACCTCATTGTTCCCCCTTATTCCTTCGAGGGTGACAATGTGCTTGTTATCGGTATTGATCAGGGGGCTGCGTAA
- the ftsL gene encoding cell division protein FtsL — translation MLEGKQRNSMRNAVSTPAPLGGVLGPALLILVVLSCIAVIQSSHKSRKLFGELQDLRRDAMSLEEEWGRLLLEQSTWASPDRVQDVAIQKLKMQAPKMREVKMVRGYGKAG, via the coding sequence ATGTTGGAAGGAAAGCAGCGCAATAGCATGAGAAATGCGGTGTCGACACCGGCACCGTTGGGTGGCGTGTTAGGCCCAGCCTTGCTCATTCTGGTGGTTTTGTCATGTATTGCGGTGATTCAGAGTTCACATAAAAGCCGAAAATTATTTGGTGAGCTACAGGACTTGCGCCGCGATGCAATGTCACTGGAAGAAGAGTGGGGACGTTTATTGCTAGAGCAGAGTACGTGGGCGTCACCGGATCGCGTGCAAGATGTGGCAATACAAAAATTGAAAATGCAGGCGCCCAAAATGAGGGAAGTCAAAATGGTTCGGGGTTATGGTAAAGCAGGCTAA
- a CDS encoding penicillin-binding protein activator, protein MKTRTFAFALTCGLLASCAANPPPISVYNRPEARQTPAPARPIPQQSGEFNPATADAELVEQWLLDAATLDSDEAADLLLRASEVLLREGELARADDVVGELIAPELSADQALRLAIIRARVHRGHAEFTSALAELSDPLIEAAVIDAPIRRQLQYSQLRASLFQIEGDHLAAAREWIFIDPLLNPSQQGANRESIWQSLMQIPTATLIEHIGSTGNRDYLGWLELASVAKDNQGDIEAQVRQRDAWLARWPQHPARYSLPGGLDKLDDLIVERPDQVALILPVTGRLAAYGKAIRDGFFAAYYETLNQGGGVPKIRLYDSNSADINALYQQTINDGNKLVIGPLEKEHVSALTASHPQAMSVPTLALNRIDGERFPSGLYQFGLNPEDEAAQIADIALAKGYKRALVITPEGSWGHKVAVAFTDRWQQLGGQIVASQTFDSNKNNYSKQIKSILNIDKSQQRLQRLQQIIGIRPNYEPYRRTDLDFIFLLARPNEGRAIKPLLAYHYAGDIPVYATSHIYRGSKAPTKDQDINGVRFIDIPWIFNEELEIRQAINNGIPSSAGYQRMYALGVDSFRLHLRLKQLRNGDRNQVFGETGTLSLNMLGQIERELSLAEIQNGIAVVNPITAAETELP, encoded by the coding sequence ATGAAGACAAGAACTTTTGCTTTTGCACTCACTTGCGGCCTCCTGGCTAGCTGTGCTGCTAACCCGCCGCCAATCTCAGTTTACAACCGTCCGGAGGCGAGGCAAACGCCAGCCCCAGCACGGCCAATACCCCAACAAAGTGGCGAATTTAACCCTGCGACCGCCGATGCCGAACTCGTGGAGCAATGGCTGCTAGACGCCGCGACACTCGATAGCGACGAAGCGGCAGATTTGCTGCTCCGCGCGTCCGAGGTACTGCTGCGCGAAGGCGAGCTGGCCCGCGCAGACGATGTAGTGGGCGAATTAATTGCCCCAGAATTAAGCGCGGACCAGGCCTTGCGCCTTGCCATTATTCGCGCGCGGGTGCACCGCGGCCACGCCGAGTTCACCAGCGCCCTGGCAGAGCTGTCTGACCCCCTAATCGAGGCTGCGGTGATTGATGCGCCTATACGCCGCCAACTGCAGTACAGCCAATTGCGCGCCTCGCTCTTTCAGATTGAAGGCGATCACCTCGCCGCTGCCAGAGAGTGGATTTTCATCGACCCACTGCTCAACCCCAGTCAACAGGGAGCCAACCGCGAGTCGATTTGGCAGTCACTGATGCAGATCCCCACTGCTACGCTGATTGAACACATTGGCAGCACCGGAAATAGAGACTATCTTGGCTGGCTGGAACTCGCGTCCGTGGCCAAAGACAATCAAGGCGATATCGAAGCCCAGGTTCGCCAACGCGACGCGTGGCTAGCGCGCTGGCCCCAGCACCCGGCACGCTATTCGCTCCCCGGCGGCCTCGATAAATTAGATGATTTGATTGTCGAGCGGCCAGACCAAGTCGCGCTCATTTTGCCCGTTACCGGGCGCCTTGCAGCCTACGGCAAAGCCATTCGCGACGGCTTTTTTGCCGCCTATTACGAGACCTTAAATCAAGGCGGCGGCGTCCCAAAAATTCGACTTTACGACAGCAATAGCGCGGATATTAACGCCCTCTATCAACAAACAATAAACGATGGCAACAAACTCGTCATAGGCCCACTGGAAAAAGAGCATGTTAGCGCGCTAACGGCCAGCCACCCGCAAGCAATGTCGGTGCCCACACTGGCACTCAATCGCATAGACGGCGAGCGCTTCCCAAGCGGTCTGTATCAGTTTGGCCTGAATCCTGAGGACGAAGCGGCGCAAATAGCCGATATCGCGCTAGCCAAGGGCTATAAGCGTGCACTGGTGATTACACCAGAAGGCTCGTGGGGACATAAGGTAGCAGTCGCCTTTACCGATCGCTGGCAGCAACTGGGCGGCCAAATTGTCGCCAGCCAAACCTTCGATTCAAATAAGAACAATTACTCCAAACAGATTAAAAGTATTTTAAATATCGACAAAAGCCAACAGCGTCTGCAGCGCCTGCAACAAATTATTGGCATCAGGCCCAACTACGAACCCTACCGGCGCACCGACCTCGACTTCATTTTTTTGCTCGCGCGCCCCAACGAAGGCCGCGCGATAAAGCCGCTACTGGCCTACCACTACGCAGGAGACATCCCAGTCTATGCGACATCACACATTTACCGTGGCAGTAAGGCGCCAACCAAGGACCAGGACATCAATGGCGTACGGTTTATTGATATTCCTTGGATTTTTAACGAAGAACTAGAAATTCGCCAAGCCATTAATAATGGCATACCGTCCAGCGCTGGCTACCAGCGGATGTACGCCCTCGGCGTAGACAGCTTTCGGCTCCACCTCCGGCTTAAGCAGCTGCGCAATGGTGATCGTAATCAGGTGTTCGGCGAAACCGGCACCCTTAGCTTAAATATGCTTGGCCAAATTGAGCGAGAACTGTCATTAGCCGAAATTCAAAACGGCATCGCCGTGGTAAACCCAATTACGGCAGCAGAAACTGAGCTGCCCTAA
- the rpsI gene encoding 30S ribosomal protein S9 has protein sequence MSATQYYGTGRRKTSSARVFLKAGTGAISVNDRTLDQYFGREVARMIVRQPLELVEMSEKFDILVTVAGGGSFGQAGAIRHGITRALMEYDEGLRSPLRKAGFVTRDSREVERKKVGLRKARKKPQFSKR, from the coding sequence ATGTCAGCCACCCAGTATTACGGTACAGGTCGCCGTAAAACCTCGTCAGCCCGTGTATTCCTGAAAGCAGGAACCGGCGCTATTTCAGTAAACGATCGCACTCTTGACCAGTACTTTGGTCGTGAAGTGGCACGTATGATCGTTCGTCAGCCGCTAGAGCTGGTCGAAATGTCTGAAAAGTTTGATATTTTGGTGACCGTCGCAGGTGGTGGTAGTTTCGGCCAAGCCGGTGCGATTCGCCATGGCATCACGCGCGCTCTAATGGAGTACGACGAAGGTCTGCGTAGCCCATTGCGTAAAGCAGGTTTCGTAACCCGCGACTCACGCGAAGTTGAGCGTAAGAAAGTCGGTCTGCGTAAAGCTCGTAAGAAGCCACAATTCTCCAAGCGTTAA
- a CDS encoding ClpXP protease specificity-enhancing factor, which produces MAMTSSRPYMIRAIYEWVVDNGCTPYILVNALHDGVFVPQQYVQDGQIVLNISPSAVVGLHVGNDFLTFSGRFGGVPQEVSAPISAVLGVYAKENGQGMLFDAEEPDVPPKPPGSRPSASLSKLPTAKGKPSLKVVK; this is translated from the coding sequence ATGGCAATGACATCGAGTCGTCCCTATATGATTAGGGCAATTTACGAATGGGTGGTCGACAATGGTTGTACGCCCTACATTCTCGTGAATGCACTTCATGACGGCGTGTTCGTGCCTCAGCAGTATGTGCAAGACGGTCAGATTGTGCTCAATATTTCCCCGTCTGCGGTGGTGGGTTTGCACGTTGGTAATGATTTTCTAACGTTTAGCGGTCGCTTTGGCGGCGTGCCACAGGAAGTGAGTGCGCCAATCTCAGCAGTACTGGGTGTCTATGCTAAAGAGAATGGCCAAGGCATGCTCTTTGATGCCGAAGAGCCGGACGTGCCGCCCAAGCCGCCAGGATCTAGACCGAGTGCTAGTCTTAGTAAGCTGCCGACGGCGAAGGGCAAGCCGAGTTTGAAAGTGGTTAAGTAA
- a CDS encoding ubiquinol-cytochrome c reductase encodes MVKMLVGLRDWVDARLPIMRAWDTHMGKYYAPKNFNFWYFFGVLSLVVLVNQLLTGVWLTMSFTPSSEEAFNSVEYIMRDVDFGWIIRYMHSTGASAFFVVVYLHMFRGLIYGSYQKPRELIWVFGMFIFLALMAEAFVGYVLPWGQMSYWGAQVIISLFGAIPVVGEDIVQWVRGDFLISGVTLNRFFALHVVALPIILIALVVLHLLALHEVGSNNPDGVEIKKNKDANGIPLDGVAFHPYYTVHDLTAIAVFLFVFCGIVFFMPEMGGYFLEHANFEIANGLKTPEHIAPVWYFTPFYSVLRAVPDKLLGFMAFGASVAILFLLPWLDRSKVKSIRYKGNISKAAILIFVASFLILGVLGVKAPTEARTLLARICSVLYFAFFLLMPFWTKWEATKPEPTRTTDGGMGFWKSMLVLLAVILLTVLPLKAAGSESAFDCGTMACDQIDTDVTDLPSLQSGAATYMNYCMGCHSLGYARYQRTADDLGIPLELFEENLKFDSEAKIGSLMHNSMAADDAKKWFGAAPPNLTLVARARSPEWLYTYLRTFYADPSRPYGVNNKVFKDVGMPHVMADLQGMPECAPGPVHAHNGGILRDPLTGENILFGDDGKALNPCGSFSYQTEGALSPAEYDKVVYDLVNFLEYVAEPSAAKSRRIGVYVLLFIAVFFVFAFLLNREYWKDVH; translated from the coding sequence ATGGTCAAAATGTTAGTGGGTTTGCGCGACTGGGTTGATGCCCGCCTGCCTATCATGCGTGCGTGGGATACCCATATGGGTAAGTACTACGCGCCAAAAAACTTCAACTTCTGGTATTTCTTTGGTGTCTTGTCGCTGGTCGTGCTGGTTAATCAGCTGCTGACTGGTGTTTGGCTAACCATGAGCTTTACCCCCAGCTCTGAAGAAGCCTTCAACTCTGTTGAATACATCATGCGTGATGTCGACTTCGGCTGGATTATTCGTTATATGCACTCCACCGGCGCCTCGGCGTTTTTTGTCGTGGTCTACCTGCATATGTTCCGCGGCCTGATCTACGGCTCTTACCAAAAGCCCCGTGAATTGATTTGGGTTTTCGGTATGTTCATCTTCCTCGCGTTGATGGCTGAAGCCTTTGTTGGTTATGTACTACCTTGGGGACAAATGTCCTACTGGGGTGCGCAGGTTATCATTTCGCTGTTTGGCGCGATCCCTGTCGTAGGCGAAGACATTGTGCAATGGGTACGTGGTGACTTCCTGATTTCGGGTGTCACGCTTAACCGCTTTTTTGCACTGCACGTTGTTGCGCTGCCAATTATCCTGATTGCCTTGGTTGTTCTCCACTTATTGGCTTTGCACGAAGTGGGTTCTAACAACCCTGACGGTGTTGAGATCAAGAAGAATAAGGACGCTAACGGTATACCGCTAGATGGCGTGGCTTTCCACCCGTACTACACTGTGCACGATTTGACGGCGATCGCGGTCTTCTTGTTTGTGTTCTGTGGCATTGTGTTCTTTATGCCAGAGATGGGCGGCTATTTCCTTGAGCACGCTAACTTTGAAATCGCCAATGGCTTGAAAACCCCTGAGCACATTGCGCCGGTTTGGTATTTCACGCCTTTCTACTCAGTGCTGCGCGCAGTGCCGGATAAGCTGCTGGGCTTTATGGCTTTCGGCGCGTCGGTTGCTATTTTGTTCCTGCTGCCTTGGCTGGATCGCAGTAAGGTGAAGTCGATTCGCTACAAGGGCAATATCAGTAAAGCGGCCATCCTGATTTTTGTGGCTTCTTTCTTGATCCTTGGTGTGCTTGGTGTGAAGGCGCCTACAGAAGCGCGGACCTTATTGGCGCGGATCTGTTCGGTGCTCTACTTCGCGTTCTTCTTGTTGATGCCGTTCTGGACGAAGTGGGAGGCCACTAAACCGGAGCCGACCCGCACCACCGACGGTGGCATGGGCTTCTGGAAGAGTATGCTGGTGCTGCTGGCGGTGATTCTGTTAACCGTGTTGCCACTTAAGGCCGCGGGCTCTGAGTCGGCGTTTGATTGCGGCACGATGGCTTGCGATCAAATCGACACTGATGTGACTGATTTGCCGTCGCTGCAAAGCGGCGCAGCCACTTATATGAACTACTGCATGGGCTGTCATTCACTGGGCTATGCACGCTATCAGCGTACTGCTGACGACCTTGGGATTCCGCTTGAGTTGTTTGAGGAAAACCTGAAGTTCGATAGCGAGGCAAAAATCGGCTCGCTCATGCATAACTCAATGGCTGCTGACGATGCAAAAAAGTGGTTTGGCGCTGCACCGCCTAATTTAACCTTGGTGGCGCGCGCTCGTAGTCCTGAATGGCTATACACTTATCTGCGGACCTTCTATGCCGACCCTTCGCGCCCTTATGGCGTGAACAACAAGGTTTTTAAAGATGTGGGTATGCCCCATGTTATGGCCGACCTGCAGGGGATGCCCGAGTGCGCACCAGGCCCAGTTCACGCCCATAACGGCGGCATATTACGCGACCCGCTAACCGGCGAAAATATTTTGTTTGGCGATGATGGTAAAGCTTTGAATCCCTGCGGTTCATTTAGCTACCAGACTGAGGGCGCCCTGAGTCCCGCCGAGTATGATAAAGTCGTGTATGACTTGGTTAATTTTTTGGAATACGTTGCTGAGCCATCTGCTGCGAAAAGCAGGCGGATTGGCGTATATGTTCTGTTATTTATTGCTGTGTTCTTTGTATTTGCCTTCTTGTTGAACCGCGAATATTGGAAAGACGTGCATTAA